ACTCGGGGAGCCCAGACCCTTGGAGACCAGAGATACTGACAAAGTTGTAGACACTTGTCGTGCCCAAGATTGTCCCGAGTTCGTCGACCGCTTAGCCATCTTTTGCAGGACTCGTATGTCCCATCCCTTCTCTCCTATCATGAGGGCTTTGTCCAAGCAGAAACTGAAGTGCTGATAAAACAACAGATGGTTGCTCAAAACCCAAATGCCACCAAGAAGTTATCGTCGAGGGCTTCTGTCTCGATCGTACGTTCCCAACCTCTTAACCCTTATTTACCCCCCTACTCAaaccccctccaccacctcgtctgtgctttctccttcctcatcaGTACTAACACAATTCAACAGACCTCAAAGCCCACTACATCACCCAAGGCGAACTCAAAGCCCGCGGcggatcctcctcctctcccaaagACTCacccacatccaccaccGGCCAACCAACCACCATGACGACCCGCCCAAACCCGGCACAACCCCCCACCTTCCCCCGCCGCCTCTCCCAACAATCCCTCACCTCCACCCGTCCCGGGCCGGGCCAGCGCGCAAattccatcctcctccacaacGGTCACGCCCACGAAATCCTCATTCCCCCTGACGAACACCCTGACGAGTTGCTCGACCATTCTCGTGTTGACCCTATCCGTTTCCAGCTCAACCAAGTCGTcgcccagcaacaacaacacgcCCGTCAGGCTTATCAGGCTCACGTAGACGATCCCGATCCCGACCTGGACAATGACGaaaacgacaacgacgacaacgacgatgatgatgacgacgacgacataaatgaccaccaccacctgcccCCCAATCTCAACCCCAGTAGTCTAAACAGCCATCTAAGCCACGTCAGCCATCATACCAACCAGAGCCATCGAAGCCATCGAAGCCATCGCAGTCTACACAACGATATCCATAATAAAGaaccaggaggaggaagtggtggtagtaATAGAAGTTCCCTATCCAGCGAAGCCGTGTCTGCTCTCTCTGATAATGAGAATATCGGCGCAGCAGCAGTGATAGTGAATGGGTCTTCTCTGGTTAACGGAACTAGTGGTGTTGGTAACGGTGGTGCTGAAAGCCCGGGTGATCCGCCCGAGTATAGCAAGGTTGCTGCTCCTGGTTCGATTGTGAGTGTTGGACAgggacaagggcaagggcacggggagggaggagagacgAAGACTGGGGGCGGAAGtagaagagaggagagggagagggagaggaataGGAGGAAGGTGCTGGAGAGGGATGGaactgggactgggactggaggaggtgttgggaTGCCGGGGAGTTTtgtggggggaggggatgggaaaggggaggataGTGATGGGTGGTGAGAGTTTTGGGAAGCAGATGTAGGGATTTATGAGTGATGGGTTGTGATTAATCGTGTTCACATCGTAAGGTGTTGTGGGCGATTTGGTTTACttcgcttttttttttcttttttttttcttttttttttttttttccggaGGGGGCATCTTTTCACGGAATCTGGGGTTGATTCTGTAAGTAGTCTATTCGTTGAGCGAGTAGCTAGGTTTGATGATTACTATACCACTCTGTTTCGCCCAAGTCCTGTCTCGTATCATTTCCACGCAAAGTCCATACAATAATTCCAACATTTTCGCCATATAACTCTAACCACGACAAATGGTGTGCTGGCTTGCCAACCTGGGTATCCACGACGCGCGACATGTTGGCCAGTCCCATCTCTCGTCCCCTAGGTATCCCCTTAATCACCAGTATCAACCTCCAAATCAATCTGCACCCCGTTACTAACTCCATAGTCCGCCAAGCTCAGCTGATCCTTGAACGGCCTCTCGCCCTGCCTCTTCAGCAGGATCTCATGCGGCTCGCGACCGACCCGCATCGCCACCATGACCTTGAACTGCTTGATCGTGTCCGAGGGGAAAGCGGGGATTTGCGCCTTGGTGCCGAGTCGGTCGTTGACTGTTACTATAATCATttcttctccgccgccgccaccacctgaTGTTGGGGCaggggctgctgctgctgacttttctttcttgggCCGGTCAGGGCGGTCACGACGAGGGGATCGGTCTCGGTCGCGGCGAGGTGAgcgattgttgttgttgttgcggcgGGGTGAACGATCacggtcacggtcacggTATCTGTCGCCGTCGTCTCTTCTCCTTGGTGAACGGTCGCGGCGGTCGCGGGATCGGTCTCTCCTGTCTCTGTCCCTGTAgcgatctcctcctcctcctcctcctcctcctctttggtCCCTATCGCGGTCGCGGTCATCTCTCCTGCGTGGTGAGCGGTCGCGGTCTCGACCAAGGTCTCTGTCTCTGTTGCGATCATCATCCCGATCGCGATTCCTCCTGGGTGAGCGGTCCCTGTAGCCGCGCTGCAGACCGGCGCGGTCTTGGTTGTCGTCATAGCTGGTGCTGGACTTTTGCTTCCATTTGAACCCCCCCGTGTTGATTTTTGGTTTGCGCGATGGTGATCGCGAACGCGACCTCGGTCGGTCCGAGTCTGCCATGACGGCAGTTGTGGGGATTTTGTAGTTTCTTGTTGTAATggtaagaagaagggaagaaggatggGGTGTAAATAAACGAAGGGCAGCAAGGGACCTTCGACTGCTGGCCGGAGACCGCTCCTTGGCTCAGTGACGGAATTTTAGTGGGGCTATTGCGATGGGCTCGacgcgataagataaggaccacaaaaattaatattcggaCGTCAACACCATGGGAGAGACCCGATGAGTCGAGGTAAACTAGTCAAGGTGAACCAAGTCTCACTTCTCGAATCAACAATGGATTACTGACTGTCAATCGATTTCAAGCTTCAGAAGACGGAGGCTATTTAGATAGGTAGGAATACAACTTCGGGCCTCCGCCAACCGTTGACATGAACCGGGCCGCAGCGTATCACCACCGCTGCACCTGTCTCAATGCCCCCTTTTTAGATCCAAATGAGAATCGAGTCGCTTTATAAACAACATAAAACCAATATTCTTGTCTAAAACTCAAATCAATGCTCCATCCAGTACGCCGTCACATTGCCCATTACCAACGCCAGAGATCAACCACAAGCCGAAATTTTGCCGGGAGGTGTATCATACAgacaaacaaaacaagaagaagggaagacggAGCGGTAATTAACTCCCAAGATAAGACTTGAAAAGGAGATCACTCCTTGctggacttcttcttcttcttcttgggcttctcctctttcgttgtctcctcctcttcagcctCAGCCTTGCGCTTGGAGCTCTTGGACTTCTTGGCaggcttctcctcctcctcagcctcttcctcggcctcggcgtccttgcccttgaagTCCTTCTTGCTGAGGATCTCGAGGGTACCGTCCTCCTTGATGCTGATCTGGCCGCGTTCGAAGCGGCGCTTGAACTTGTCGACAGACATGCCAGCGGCCTTGGCAAGACGCTCAaagtcctcgtcgtcaagctccttcttggccttcttgtccttcttctccttcttctccttcttgtccttcttggacttcttggAGACATCCTTcatctcttcatcctcatcggcGGGAGCATCCTGCATCTCAACCTCCTGGATGAGGGGCTTCTTGGGAGCCTCAGCATCAGCGGCCAAGCCGTCAGCATCAATGTTGTACTTGCGAGCCTCCTTGATGTCCCACTTGGGGGCAGAAGCGACGGGAATACCGTTGGGGCCGACAGAGACACCCTTGCTGGCAATGGGCTTGCCCTCGAGCTGACGAAGGTTGTTCTCAAGCTTGGCACGGGAGCGGATACCGAGGCTGGCACGAGTCTCGTCATCGGCATCCTCGGGGAACTCGGCAAGAGCATCGGTACGGACACCGAGAGCGACCTTGGAGGCGAGCTGACGAGCCATCTTACCCTTGTTGGCACCAGAAGCCTGGCCAACGAGAGAAGCGTGGTAGATGAGACCGTACTTGGGAGTGGCGTGCTTGGTCTTGAGGGCACGGAAAAGGGCCTTCTCGGCACCGAGAATCTGGATGGTGGAACCGGGGTTCTTGGCAAGGTTCATGACGGAACCAGCGTGGGCAATGAGACGAGCACCGACAAGAGCGCCGACAAGCTCGGTCATGTTGGGAGCAATGGCGCGCATGCGGTTCTCGAGGTAGTCAGAGAGCTGCTTGCGGTAAACGGAGTAGTCGATGACGCGCTCAGCGAGGTACTTGATGTTCTGGAGATCCTCCTCGGAAACCTCAGTACCCATGGAAATATCGGCGGCAGCCTTGACGGCAGCCTCGATCTCGTGGGGAAGAATCTCGGACAAGTCGGCAGTCGTGGCGTTGGAACGCATGCCCATGGTGACAATGATGCGAGCATAAGAGAGGTTGTCGGGAAGGATCTTGGCCAACTCGGGGAAGTGCCAGCCGTACCATTCCTTGACACGCATGGCGTAGGTGTTGAGCTCCTTGTCAAGCTCGTCGAGGAGCGAGACGGCGTGGACGATCATGACATCGACCTTCTCGGGGGAGAACTTGAGCTTGTGGCGCGAGAGAGAGTGGGAGAGACCGAGGGACATCTCCTTGAAGTTCTCGGGGAGCATGCCAGGAATGAGCTCGGGAAGGTACTGGCGGATGGCACGGAAgaggtcggtggtggtggagtcGGCAATGGGCTGGATGTCGAGGTTGGGGATCTTGTTGATGGCAGCGCCGAGCTTGCTCTCGGCAACGGCGAGGGTGACCTTCTTCTCATTTCCAATCTCGGCAAGCAGGCTGTTCAGCTTGGGAGTGACCTTgccctcaacaacaccagcgaTTTCCTCGAGGGCAGTGGCGGCGCTCTCGAACTTGGCGAACTCCTTGTACTTGATCCTGTAGGCACACGCGTGTTGGTCAATTGCATCTTGTTGCCATGATGTGACGAGGCAGCTTACTCCTTGGTGATCTTTTCAACGCTGTTGAGACGCTCGGCGAGGTTGTCCGAGGACAGCAGCTTCTTGTCTGCCGCCTTGAACAGGCCATAACTGTAGGGACTTGTTAGACATGTTGGACTAttatggtaggtaggtgttgtTGAGGTTCGAGACGGAAGGGGAGACCTCTCGGTCTGATCGCAGCCGAATTGGACGATTCAAACTTGAAGCCTCCGCATATGCAGGCATGGacgacgccgccgccgttgtgTATGGACGTGAATTTGATGTGATGGCACTTACCCGGCACTGGTTTCTGTTAGGATAAAGAGAGGCATGGTTGCGGTTTGGTGTTTGGATCCCGAACGCGCTGGCAATTGTCGTTGGGAAACAGCAAGTGGGTGTGCTGTTTTTTTGCGATATTCACCACGAGCCTCGAGGGGGAGAAAAAAGTCGAGAGCAAAGAACAATTTTTTTCCACCAGACTTTGGAGCACCCACTTCTGCCCACACTCTGCCTGCCCACTCACCGAAATCCATGGCGCCCGTTCCCCCAATCAGAGCCCGGTGTGGGGTCGAAGAGGCCAGAGGTGGCCCGAGCTTGGCTATTGCACGTATCTTTTCAACGGCCAACTTTGTCTCCATCAACCCTCGCCTCTGGCCGCTCTGAATTGGAGATGCCAAGACCCGTCATGCACGGTCCAACCCTCTCTCTGAAGCGCCGATGGTGGGCGCCCTGTCGCAGCCTTCCTGCGCCTGTGACCTCGATGGACAACTGGAgctccaacaacgacaagaGCAGCCCAGACAGGGAGTGCCAGCcatctgttgttgttgaacaCTCGCTCGCTTGAACAtatcaccacctccaactccaaccgCAGACATGGAGGGCCTATTATTCAACGTCAACAATGGGTATGTTGTCTCATTTCTAATTTGCAGATACAGTGCTGACCATCATTCATCAACAGCTACATTGAGGGTATCGTCCGTGGATACAGGAACAGCCTGTTGACGAGCACCAACTATACCAACATGACGCAATGCGAGTCGATTGATGGTGAGCCTCTCtctcccatctccatccccgACCCATTTCACCTCCATCCACATCGCCCTAACAACATTGCCCACAGACCTTAAACTCCAACTCGGACCTGCATACGGCGACTTCCTCGCCTCTCTCCCGCCCAAGCCTTCGACCTCCGCTCTCGCTGCCAAGACCACCGACAAGCTGGTCTCCGAGTTCCGCTATGTCCGCGCCAACGCGGCCGGCTCCCTGGCCAAGTTCATGGACTACCTCACCTACGGCTACATGATCGACAACGTCGCCCTGCTCATCACGGGCACCCTTCACGAGCGCGACACGCGCGAGCTGCTCGAGCGCTGCCACCCGCTCGGCTGGTTCGAGACCATGCCCGTCCTCTGCGTGGCCACCAACATTGAGGAGCTGTACAACAGCGTCATGATCGAGACCCCACTGGCCCCGTACTTTAAGAGCAGCCTGTCGCTCCAGGACCTGGACGAGCTCAACATCGAGATTGTGCGCAACACGCTTTACAAGAACTACCTCGAGGACTTTTACCACTTCGTCAACACCCACCCCGATATGGCCGGGACCCCGACTGCCGAGGTGATGTCGGAGTTGCTGGAGTTTGAGGCGGATAGGCGGGCTATCAACATCACTCTTAACTCGTTCGGCACCGAGCTGTCCAAGGCGGACCGTAAGAAGCTCTATCCTAACTTTGGGCAGCTGTACCCGGAGGGGACGCTCATGTTGTCGCGGGCAGATGACTTTGAGGGTGTGAGGCTCGCTGTTGAGGGTGTGGCTGATTACAAGTCGTTCTTCGATGCTGCTGGCCTCGGAGGCGGTCCCAGCGGTCCCGGTAACATGGGCGGTGGCGGAACTGAGGGCAAGAGTCTGGAGGACATGTTCTACcagaaggagatggagatcTCCAAGATGGCGTTCACGAGGCAGTTCACCTATGCCATAGTGTATGCGTGGGTCAAGTTGAGAGAGCAGGTGAGATTAGGGTTCCCCTGTGTTGTTCGTTGAGCATCTGTTGACTAATGTGACATTTAGGAAATCCGCAATATCACTTGGATCGCCGAGTGCATAGCGCAGAACCAGAAGGAGAGGATCAACAACTACATCAGCGTTTTCTAAAGAGCAGTAAGTTGTCGTAATGAGGTTTGATTTTCAGGTTGCATTTTTATCAGAGGAACCTCGTCCTCCCCCTATGTTTTGCTTGAGCCGGGTTGTCAGTGCATGTTATCAATGACCAAGAAATGGGAAGGGGAGAAAAGGCGTATTGGGCGCGTTACGGCCAAAGTATTATATCTGGACTCTTGGGGAACACAAAAGgggtatcatcatcatcgacatgGCCTGCCCCCGCGTGCGCCCCTTGGTTTTCTCCGGTTATTGTTTATTGTTGTATTGTACATAGAGAAGGCCTCTTTGTTTTGTTACACACGCTTTCATGCTACGACTGGAAATCACATCTTCTTCCGCTCACTcacacacaaacacacacGCGACAACCGAACCGGGTGCGTTGAATGTATTAGAGGGTGATCTGACCCTTCCAGGTGGCGGGCGTCAGACCGAGGGTCTCGAGCATGTGATGCCACCTTCCACTGCCTCTCTCCTTGCGCTCCATGTACCTCAGCAGTCTTTGGCGCTTGTGGCACAGCCTCCGCAAACTGCGCTTGTTGTTCTTATCTCTGTTGCCGCCGTGGCCCTCGAGCGCCTTGCTGAGCGCCCGGATCTTGGACGTCAGGATGGCGATCTGCACCTCACTGCTGCCCGTGTCCGGGCCTGCCCGCACCGGCTGGGGCTTGGGCTCCACTCCGCGCGCCAGCGGCGGCGTCGGCCTCTCGAGGCTCTGATCTGTAATGTGGCGACCGAAAGTCTCGATGCAGCGGCGGATGTTGGCGTGTTTGCGGTCTTTAGCACCACCATGCTCAAGCTTCGCGATACGCTCAAGGGCGGCGACGGCCTTGGCGTGTCTGGCGGCGTGCTCGCgagcctcctcgtcctccttctccgggtCGGCCGTCAAGCGGTCCTCGGCCTTGATGGGCTTCAAGATGTGCTCGGCGTACTGAATGGCGCTGTCGAACTCGTCCTTGTTGAGCAGGTAATTCCGTAGGTGCGGCGAGGTTGGGAGGGGCTTGGGTTCCTCAACAAGCTGGCCGTCGGGGCCGACCTTGGGCGGAGAGACGGAAGCCTGGCCGGCGCTGTCGAAGGATTCGACGAAGGGGGTCGTGATACCCTTGACCGGGTCGCCCCATGCGGCGTCGCGTTGGGCCTGGAGCTCGGCCTGGCGCTTCACGTTGACGGCCTTGCGCTGTTGCGCCTGGGCCCAGCCGTAAGGGTCCTGCTTCATTTTAcgcttcttttctttctgggAGATGTTGGCGGTTTGGATGAGAGGTTGCAGGGCCTGCGCCGGAGAGGCCACGGCGGGGCGAAGACATACTGTCGTTTCCAGAGCAACATGTCAGTACGTAGGTGTGTTTGGCGGGGGACATCATGGACGGCATGGCAAAAAGTTGAAAGGTAAATAAAAGCTCACGTACGCGTGAGGCTGCGAAGCCCTTGAGGGCCAGGTAACCTGGGAGgcatggttggttggttgggtgtgtggtggtggtggtggaggtgcaCCGGCGTGGTCGGTCTCGAAGTGCAAGTCGGCGCAACAACTTTCTTTCAAGTCTCGCAGCTTGGCCCGGCGGtccctcctcgtccctcCAGGTCACGGTCCGGCCGATGTTGAACAACTTCCCGTGTCGGTCCGCACCTGAACCAAAATTTGGGTTCCAAGTGCGCTAGGCTAGAACAGGGTTAGTCCATCTCTCAACTCGAGCTTGCAGACTGCGAAGTGGACCACTTCACTGATCACCCTGAGGTCGGGCCACCCAGGGTGAAGCAAACGGCAAAATTCAGAAAAGAGGCCCTGTCGAGGTTAGGATTTAATGGGGCTAATGGTATTTGAAGCTATTGATTGGATGCAGTCTGATgtccaaggagaagaataCGTACCATGCTGCAATGGCTTGGCACGGTCAACTGTCAACCAACTGCACAGCCCTGGCGGGGCAGTCGGCGCACTCGCGGCACTCCACAAAATTGAATTTGTGTGCGAAAATCAGAGGCAGAAAGCTCGGACGTCCCGCGACTTTGGCTGGCCTGGTTGAATtagaagaaaaatatattcaCCCTCCACGCCGTCTTCCTGACACCTCCTCAGTCCTCACACCGCAAGGCCAGAGATCAGTCAAGATGGCGCCCGCTAACCTCCCCTCCATCTTCAATGCCACGAGCACCGATATTGAGCAGCTCCTTGCTGCTCAGTGCCACATCGGCTCCAAGAAGTGCGTTTTTGCGAAATCCACATCGCCGGCGACATGGCTGAGAGAAAATGA
The Neurospora crassa OR74A linkage group II, whole genome shotgun sequence DNA segment above includes these coding regions:
- a CDS encoding nucleolar protein nop-58, whose product is MPLFILTETSAGYGLFKAADKKLLSSDNLAERLNSVEKITKEIKYKEFAKFESAATALEEIAGVVEGKVTPKLNSLLAEIGNEKKVTLAVAESKLGAAINKIPNLDIQPIADSTTTDLFRAIRQYLPELIPGMLPENFKEMSLGLSHSLSRHKLKFSPEKVDVMIVHAVSLLDELDKELNTYAMRVKEWYGWHFPELAKILPDNLSYARIIVTMGMRSNATTADLSEILPHEIEAAVKAAADISMGTEVSEEDLQNIKYLAERVIDYSVYRKQLSDYLENRMRAIAPNMTELVGALVGARLIAHAGSVMNLAKNPGSTIQILGAEKALFRALKTKHATPKYGLIYHASLVGQASGANKGKMARQLASKVALGVRTDALAEFPEDADDETRASLGIRSRAKLENNLRQLEGKPIASKGVSVGPNGIPVASAPKWDIKEARKYNIDADGLAADAEAPKKPLIQEVEMQDAPADEDEEMKDVSKKSKKDKKEKKEKKDKKAKKELDDEDFERLAKAAGMSVDKFKRRFERGQISIKEDGTLEILSKKDFKGKDAEAEEEAEEEEKPAKKSKSSKRKAEAEEEETTKEEKPKKKKKKSSKE
- the vma-6 gene encoding vacuolar membrane ATPase 6; translated protein: MEGLLFNVNNGYIEGIVRGYRNSLLTSTNYTNMTQCESIDDLKLQLGPAYGDFLASLPPKPSTSALAAKTTDKLVSEFRYVRANAAGSLAKFMDYLTYGYMIDNVALLITGTLHERDTRELLERCHPLGWFETMPVLCVATNIEELYNSVMIETPLAPYFKSSLSLQDLDELNIEIVRNTLYKNYLEDFYHFVNTHPDMAGTPTAEVMSELLEFEADRRAINITLNSFGTELSKADRKKLYPNFGQLYPEGTLMLSRADDFEGVRLAVEGVADYKSFFDAAGLGGGPSGPGNMGGGGTEGKSLEDMFYQKEMEISKMAFTRQFTYAIVYAWVKLREQEIRNITWIAECIAQNQKERINNYISVF
- a CDS encoding ribosomal protein S15; the encoded protein is MPPRLPGPQGLRSLTLCLRPAVASPAQALQPLIQTANISQKEKKRKMKQDPYGWAQAQQRKAVNVKRQAELQAQRDAAWGDPVKGITTPFVESFDSAGQASVSPPKVGPDGQLVEEPKPLPTSPHLRNYLLNKDEFDSAIQYAEHILKPIKAEDRLTADPEKEDEEAREHAARHAKAVAALERIAKLEHGGAKDRKHANIRRCIETFGRHITDQSLERPTPPLARGVEPKPQPVRAGPDTGSSEVQIAILTSKIRALSKALEGHGGNRDKNNKRSLRRLCHKRQRLLRYMERKERGSGRWHHMLETLGLTPATWKGQITL